TTGAAAACTTTCACAGATGTAGCTGTTCCTAAAATAAATCTGCATctactttaattttaaagaaaaagctacttCAAGCATGCAGGAATTGTCAGGGGAAAGCAGGGCGCTGGTGCTGCACGCAGAATACAGAAGTTTCTTTCAAGTAACTGATGCAAAGCTAGGCGGGATTTCAGattgcaaaacaaataaaatcaaagacCGTGCCAAAAAAGGGATCATTAACATGATTTTTGATATCCTCCAGGATTTTCTGttgattaaaggaaaaaaaaagaaaataaacccgAGAATCACACGAGCAACTTCCACTTCCAAGAAAAAGGTGGCAATTCCCCCTCGATGGAGGGGGGGGATATCCAGCCTCCCCCGGTGCCGCCTGCCCGCAGGAtgccgcgccgggggcggcggcgctgcgcggggctccgcggggtCCCTGCGGCTTTAAGAGCGGCCGCGGTAATTgcccggctccggcgcggctCCGGTGAGCAGCGAGCCAGGCTGGCGCCAGCAGCGTGCGAACTGCGCATTAGCACCGCTCCGGCACGGACCCGCCGAGGGGTCCTCCGCAGGAAAACCCAGGAAAcgaaccgggggggggggggggacagaggGGAAGTTTAAACCCAACCGAAGCTCGGGGTGACACCGGGACGGGGCTGAGGCAGCCCCCTCCCTTGGCTAACAGCGCCGGCCGGGGGGAGGAAGCCCCTCGACAGCGCCAGGCCAAGCGGGGAGGGGGATGGGGCGCGACGGGGGGAGGGGgtcccgcggccccggcgagcCGCCCCGCTCCGAAAACGGCCCCGCTCATTGCACCGATGCCTGCAAGGGGGctgcccctccccccaacacacacacacacaccccccccgAGGCGCCGTGCCCGAGCCgtcggggcggcgcggcgcagcgaggcgaggcggcggcgctccTTACCTGGCCCACAGAGCCTGCTGAAGTGGTAGGGGTTGCAGCAGACGGTGGGGCCGTCGGCGACGCCGAAGCTCTGGCACTCGCAGAGGGGCTTGAGCTCGGCGGGGTGCTGCAGGTCGGGCCAGCGGAAGAGCTTGCCCAGGAGCAGGTGCGGCGGCGCGGCCTGGCCCCCGAGGCGCACCTCGGTGCGGGCCACCAGCACGCAGCCGCCGGGCATGCCGCCGCGGGACTCCACCGCCTCCAGCAGGCTGTCCAGCGAGCGCTCCTTGAGCCGCTTCAGCAGCGAGTACGTGACCGCCTTgagctcctgctccagcagcagcagccgcgaGCGCGCCtcgcggccgcgccgctccggggAGCCGCCGTcgccggagcgcggcgccccgacggcggccgcggcgccgcccggctcccgctcCTTGAAGAGGCAGCAGGTCACCGCCCGGCAGTCGCTCTCCCGCGCCCACCGCGGGCCCGGCCCGTCGGGCGCGGCGCGCAGCCGCTCGGCCATGGGGTCGCCGcggcgcgccccgccggccgcccccgcgcacAGCTCCTCGGCCTCCCGCAGCAGGCTGCGCGTTACCGCGCGGATCTCCGCCGAGGGGTTTTTCTCCGGGGTCTTGCAGCTGCTGGCGGCTCCGCGGTCGTGGCTGCTCCTGGCGCTCCCATCTCCACCTTCCCTGTCCGGAATGACACGGCTCCTCCAAAGTCGCCGCACAAGACCTGAGCGTTTGGACCTGAACATACGATACGCGGGCAGCTTTGTAACGTCGGCTGGGgtctcttcctttcccctcctctcccgcGGCCTCCTCCTGCTGCGGCCGGCTCGCCCCGTCGGCTTTTATTTCATGTCAGCGCCGTCGCCGTCGCGAGCTCCCCGGCGGCCCGAGCGCATGAAGCGGCGGCTCCCTGCAGCGCCGTGCCAAAGCCCTGCGCAGCGGCTCGCCGACGGCCCGCGGCAGCACTGCACCAtgagggaggcggcggcggcggcggggcagcgcgcggccGGCAtaggcggcgccgcgggggctgcgccgacggcgcgggccgcgggggctcaggcgcgccgcgccccggccctACATCCACCGCCGGCGCTCGGGGGCAGCCGCTGCCGCTTCGTCGCGCCGCAGGAAGCAGGACCCACGCGGAAAAACAGCGCAAGAGCGAGGAAAGGGGACGCGGGGACGCGGGGGGGATCCCAAGCCCGGGCCAGCCCGCGCAAAGCCCCCGACTCCTCCTCGGGGAGCGCCCCGCTCGGCCGGGCTCCCTCGCGGCTCGAACATAAAAGGCAGCTGAGCAGATCCGCCAGCGCCGCCGGTCAGTGCGCTCGCATCGGGTCTCCGGCTCGGGGTTATTTCCcttgaggaggagggaaaaaaaaagaaaaaaaaaagaaaacgcaaaaaaataaaaaaagcaggtTTCAGCACATGAATGGAAATTGTAAATATcccaggaggagctgctggaaaTCCTTCAcgcggcggggcggcgaggCGGGTCCGGGCGGcgctggcgccggggccgggggctgcgcggggctgcgcggggctgcggcggccgcgcggctccctcgcggcgcccgcgcgcccTCGCTGCCTTTTGTGTGTGCGTGGGGCGCGCGCGCAGGGCcccccggcgcgcggcggcgcgaTTGGCTGCCGCCCATCATGTGCCAGTCTAGACACTTtggcggccccgcgccgcgccgatTGTTGCGCAAACAAGGGCTCGAGTTTCCCAACTCTTAAAGGGgacgcgccgcccgccccgagggcgcgcgccgccccgccgtggatcatcccccccccccacctcggGCCCCCCAGCACACGCATATACACAAACACGCGcgtgggggggggaggcggaAGGAGCGCGGATGGGCACCCGCACTGCCCTCCCTCCGAGGGCGTTAAAACGggcgtgccccccccccactcaGGGTACCCCCCCTCGAGCGGCGTCACTgcacctttttatttattttttttattttcgGCTCGGTTCTGCtgcaccccccacccccacgcAGGACGCCTCCGCGTTTGCAGGCGCCGCCGCCTGTCCTGCCCACCCGGGACGGCgcatctccctcccccccccccccccgcgcatCCCCCGCCCCCACGAGGATGCCGGctccgccgagccccgcgcgcgccgggggAAACTAGGTcagggcggcgcgggcggcggcgcggcgcggcgcggcgcggcgcgggttAACGCCGCTCCCCCGCtggagccgccgcggcgcggacACACCCCCGCGATGTATCAACTTGTCCCGGGTGGCAAAAGTTCAGGCCCGCCGAGCCCCGATTGGCCCGCCGCCGCGTgacgcgcggccccgccgccgcccattggcccgcccggcgccgcggccacGCCCCCTAGGCACGCCGGCGTGTCCGTGAATGAAAGacgcgccgcgggccccgcgcgcACCCCgacggcgcggcccggcgcggggccccgggcggcggcaggcggcggccggcccgggggcggcggcgccgcggccgctaGAGGGGGACGCGGGTggccccggggggcggggggggggcccgggggcggccccgggggggcggcTCGCCGGCGTGttccgccccgcggcggcgtCTGCGGCAGGGGCTGCGTGCACGAAAACTTCTCTTCCTGTATTGCAGGGCAGCCTtgctccccccacctccccgccaaaaaaaaaaaaaaaaaaaaaaaaagaagctaaaatgGGTATTACTATTGCAACCCCCCAAAGTTGCCATTTAGGCTGCGTTTCCCTGGCAATCCTTCCCCCCGCGGTGAGTTTCCACAGGGAGGAGATTTCTCCGTGCAGTTGCAGATGAGCATTTACCAGGGCTCACCGCGCTGAGGTTTCCAGTGCTAGCGGTAAACACATGTAAACGCTTTGGAAGAAGAAGCTGTGACGGATGCATCGAGTTTCTCGGTGGATGCCAGCACGAGCGATGCGCTCAGCGTAACGCTGACAGCGCCGCTCGGATGCTATTAAAGGTTGCTCTTGTGCAACACCAGAACATGCCAAACTTTTGGCCAAAAGTTTTACTAGGGAGCAGTAACTGGCTGAGTCACCTCTCCGTCTTTTTAAGCTGCTCATCTCCCCTTTCTCTGTTCACTGTCAAACTCGACTCAGGAGCGTTTTGCTTTCCTGGAAAGGGAGCTTTTCCCTTTGCAAACGTTAAGTGCATAATATAAATCACTGGAAATCTACTGataagaacagaacagaaaagaactttGTCTGGAGGATCAGCCTTAGAACCCACTGGAATTTTTTATTAACaagtaaaaatcaaatctttGCAATGTATTTCCTGGCTGATGAccagctaaaaaaataaaagataataaaaatgatatttcaaCCAACAAATTTTAGGTAATGCAAAACTTTTTGCCTGGCCCTTCTCTGGGTAGGTTTTAGGAAATGTGCATTTTGCTTTGGGAAGGATAGGCAGGGTGAGCCTTGGAAACGGGATTTTGTTAGCCATGTTTTGTGTGCTGGCTATGATTTGccagtgcttttatttttttgaggcTGGCTCAAGAGGATGAGCCCTGCAAGTAATTTCCCTGATAGAAGATAAAAAGTGCTGCTGTACGTTTCTAGTTGCTTTTAACGTCCAAGGCTACAAACGCAGAGATTTCTCAAACAGCATCTCCCAGTTCCCACCGTAGGCGCCTAGTGTGCTTGAAAAGAGTGAACAGAAGTAGAGCGAAGAATAGAGGAAAATCCCTATCAGGTGTTTCCTGGGTGTGCAGAGGGACAGTTATGGGTAACAGCGGCAAAACGAGTTTCCTTTCGTCTTGGAAAGTCCAGCGTTGACCGTCGCTGCCGCAGCGACTGCCCATGAAACCAGGGCGTCCCCGCTCGCGGCGTGCACCAGGGTCCTCCGCCTGCAGGCATTCGGGGCCGGCGCTCGTACCCACACCTGGAAGCGCTTCACCTCCGCAGCGTTTCCAGCTGATACGGCAGGGCATGAGCTGTCATGCGTCGTACTCTTCTCCTCTGATCTGCTACAGCCCTATGTAGAAACCAAAACAGATGATCTTATTTGAGTACTGACTCACTTTGCATGGAAATGATGTCACATGACGACCACGCTGGAGCTCGGCGCTCTCACCAGTCTGCAGAATAACATTTTACACCTAGATCATGTTTTATAGCTATTTGCAAAAGTTAGCCAGCATCCAGCTGAGGCGGGAAAATGCTATGAACCTTTCTTCACATTAGGGAACAAAAACAAGATAAATGACCCGGAAAGGTTGCAGCAAGATTCAGCTTCAGATCTGGAAGCAGAATTCAGGATTTCCTGGATCTCAGATCCAGCCAGGATCCCTGCCCATCCCCGAGCTGCTCCGGAAAGATTCCCACATTTGCTTTAAATCCGCAACGATCGACCTATCAAACACGACCCGAAGATTTACCTCCCCAAACGCAGctgatgcttttctttccagcatCTCATTGGAAACAAGATCCAAATTATAATGTCACAAATGCGCAACTACcgacatttaaatatatataaatctaaACTATAGCACTCTTTCAGTTAAGGCTATGCGGTCGCGGtgccggcagcgcggcgcggggaaCCCGGTGGCAGCGGCGCGAGCGCGGGGATGCCGCGCAGCGCTCCGGGTTTGACTCCCATTTCGGGTTTTTTTCCGACAAGAGTGCATTGTTTCATGCCCTAACACGGGGCACAAAAAACAGAGAACTCAATTGTGCTTGTCGTAATGCACGTGTAATTTATAATAATGTTGGTTATTAAAGGATTTTTAGTAATTAACAGCTATGTGCTCTTTCGCTGCCTTCTccctgcttgctttctttttttctttcttggcctgTCGTAGCAATGAGCGTTCCTGCAAGATGCTCTGGAGCACAGTCCATAGGTCTTGGCACGGGAGCTGCAGAGGAGCTTTTGAAAGCCTGCCAGCATCTCCGACATCGATCTCCCAGGCACTATATAAAGCCAAACCCTCCCGGGCCcaggacggcggcggcggctggccGCAAGGGCACTGGAGCAAGCCTGCTCCCAAAGCCAAAATGCAGCGGGGGCGAAGCGGGCAGCgaggccgggggcggcggggaccCGGCGCGTTCGGGGGCCTGGGCACCGAAATCCCGAGGAAACCGCTGCGCCAGAGCACGCGCCTCTGCCGGAGCTAAAATGCCTCAAAAGGGCAGGCTGGTTTCTCTGGAAGC
The sequence above is a segment of the Rhea pennata isolate bPtePen1 chromosome 10, bPtePen1.pri, whole genome shotgun sequence genome. Coding sequences within it:
- the SMAD6 gene encoding mothers against decapentaplegic homolog 6, with the translated sequence MFRSKRSGLVRRLWRSRVIPDREGGDGSARSSHDRGAASSCKTPEKNPSAEIRAVTRSLLREAEELCAGAAGGARRGDPMAERLRAAPDGPGPRWARESDCRAVTCCLFKEREPGGAAAAVGAPRSGDGGSPERRGREARSRLLLLEQELKAVTYSLLKRLKERSLDSLLEAVESRGGMPGGCVLVARTEVRLGGQAAPPHLLLGKLFRWPDLQHPAELKPLCECQSFGVADGPTVCCNPYHFSRLCGPESPPPPYSRLSPNDEQKPLDLSDSTLSYTETEATNSPNVAPGDFSDASTSPDAVKRSHWCNVAYWEHRTRVGRLYTVYEQSVSIFYDLPQGNGFCLGQLNLENRSETVRRTRSKIGYGILLSKEPDGVWAYNRSEHPIFVNSPTLDIPNCRTLIVRKVMPGYSIKVFDYEKSCLLQHATDLDYADGPYDPNSVRISFAKGWGPCYSRQFITSCPCWLEILLSSNR